In Desulfonatronospira thiodismutans ASO3-1, a single window of DNA contains:
- a CDS encoding chemotaxis protein CheA, protein MSQDFFDPEVYSDFVVEAREHLETIEPKLLELENNPGNLSLLNDIFRPMHSLKGASGFLGLKDMNALAHKGENILDELRQGRIQANSSIMDLILEATDALRTMVDNLESMGHEGSLEVGHIIEHIDEILKNKDEQASSGAPAQEVQKEEQDFSHPAAEQNYLLNMVSLDHLSDFIEEAQENLTAINSLLLEMEKGEGSSQDRINDLFRNFHNLKGNSGIIGYIELNALAHEVETFLNTIRSGEQVLDPEAVDVLLETVDVLESLLGNIDRETGEVQPESISGITSRIKELKKRFQVHQDEEDKAKDNGAREEAENIFAQAPADNEVAGQQQGDNDPEVDPQDLQIFRQTVDQQFSNMKHALDKLEKEGTDKELVDGLYRSLVTVQNSTGYMGFEELKNYASNTANLVDQGRKTDTDFSLMHGILKQEVDILESMINRHLSGLSSTVQDLPAQPSPEPDRETSAEKPSEASRVSSDPQEEAEPFAPAMDIPEQQQAQAASQAGESAEPSGAGKSADQGAGSEPQAKSQGSTTSTIRVDHGKLDELMNLIGELIINRNRFAMLSRSLEEGQDVMEVAQQLNETTNSMARISDDLQVTIMNVRMVPVRSVFTKFPRLVRDLSRKNNKNIQLITEGEETELDKSVVELIGDPLVHLIRNAVDHGLELPQERKDRGKEEKGTVWLRAAHKGNSVVIEIEDDGKGIDPEKMKAKAVEKGIIDREEARNMEEDQAVDLIFAPGFSTAETITDVSGRGVGMDVVKNNIKSLKGNISVTSAVGQGTRFSIALPLTLAIIDALMVKVNGQVYAIPLDAVSETTKIQAGRLNEINNRKVITLRGEVLGISDLAELLELPVDQADRDELPLVIIKVGDRRMGFIVEDLLERQEVVIKSLGEYLGDQPGISGATIMGDGSVVLILDPNEIYRIATSRS, encoded by the coding sequence ATGAGCCAAGACTTTTTCGACCCGGAAGTGTATTCCGACTTTGTAGTGGAAGCCAGGGAGCACCTGGAGACCATCGAGCCCAAGCTTTTGGAGCTGGAGAATAATCCCGGCAACCTGAGTCTTCTAAACGATATCTTCCGGCCCATGCATTCCCTCAAGGGGGCTTCAGGCTTTTTAGGTCTAAAGGACATGAATGCCCTGGCCCACAAGGGCGAAAATATCCTGGACGAACTGAGGCAGGGCCGCATCCAGGCCAACTCCTCCATTATGGACCTGATCCTGGAAGCCACCGATGCCTTGCGCACCATGGTGGACAACCTGGAAAGCATGGGGCACGAGGGCAGCCTGGAAGTAGGGCACATAATCGAGCACATTGACGAAATTTTAAAAAACAAGGATGAGCAGGCCTCATCAGGTGCTCCGGCTCAAGAAGTTCAAAAGGAAGAGCAGGACTTTTCCCATCCTGCAGCAGAACAGAACTATCTCCTGAACATGGTCAGCCTGGATCATTTGAGCGACTTCATAGAAGAGGCCCAGGAAAACCTGACGGCCATAAACTCCTTGCTCCTGGAAATGGAGAAAGGTGAAGGCAGCAGCCAGGACCGGATAAACGACCTGTTCCGCAATTTTCACAATCTCAAAGGCAACAGCGGCATTATAGGGTATATAGAACTCAATGCACTGGCCCATGAAGTGGAGACATTCTTAAACACCATCCGCTCCGGAGAACAGGTCCTGGACCCGGAGGCTGTGGACGTCCTCCTGGAGACGGTTGATGTCCTGGAATCTCTGCTTGGCAATATCGACAGGGAGACTGGAGAAGTGCAGCCGGAAAGCATATCCGGCATTACCTCGCGCATAAAGGAATTGAAAAAGCGTTTCCAGGTGCACCAGGACGAAGAAGACAAAGCAAAGGACAACGGGGCCCGGGAAGAGGCAGAAAACATTTTTGCTCAAGCCCCGGCGGATAATGAGGTTGCAGGGCAACAACAGGGAGACAATGATCCGGAGGTGGATCCCCAAGACCTGCAGATTTTCAGGCAGACTGTGGACCAGCAGTTTTCCAATATGAAACACGCCCTGGACAAATTAGAAAAGGAGGGCACGGACAAGGAACTGGTTGACGGTCTCTACAGGTCGCTGGTGACGGTGCAGAATTCCACCGGGTACATGGGATTTGAAGAACTCAAGAATTATGCTTCCAATACCGCCAACCTTGTGGACCAGGGCCGGAAGACGGATACAGACTTTTCCCTGATGCACGGTATCCTCAAGCAGGAAGTGGACATACTGGAATCCATGATCAACAGGCATCTCTCAGGGCTGTCTTCAACGGTCCAGGACCTTCCTGCACAGCCCTCCCCGGAGCCTGACAGGGAAACCTCTGCAGAAAAGCCGTCGGAGGCTTCCCGGGTCAGCTCCGATCCACAGGAAGAAGCAGAGCCCTTTGCACCAGCAATGGATATCCCGGAGCAGCAGCAAGCCCAGGCAGCCAGTCAGGCCGGGGAATCTGCAGAGCCATCAGGAGCCGGCAAAAGCGCAGACCAGGGAGCGGGCAGTGAGCCCCAGGCCAAAAGCCAGGGAAGCACTACATCCACCATCAGGGTGGACCACGGCAAGCTGGATGAGCTTATGAACCTCATCGGGGAGCTGATTATAAACCGCAACAGGTTCGCAATGCTCTCCAGGTCCCTGGAAGAGGGGCAGGATGTAATGGAGGTGGCCCAGCAGCTTAATGAGACCACCAACTCCATGGCCCGCATTTCCGACGATCTGCAGGTGACCATAATGAATGTGCGCATGGTGCCCGTACGTTCGGTGTTTACCAAGTTTCCCCGGTTAGTGCGTGATCTGAGCCGCAAGAACAACAAGAACATTCAGCTCATCACTGAAGGTGAGGAAACCGAGCTGGACAAAAGCGTTGTGGAGCTCATAGGCGATCCCCTGGTGCATCTGATCCGCAATGCAGTGGATCATGGCCTGGAACTGCCGCAAGAGCGAAAAGACCGGGGCAAGGAGGAAAAAGGGACAGTATGGCTGCGGGCAGCACATAAAGGCAACTCCGTGGTTATCGAGATAGAGGATGACGGCAAGGGGATAGATCCGGAAAAGATGAAAGCCAAGGCAGTGGAAAAAGGGATCATAGACCGGGAGGAAGCCAGGAACATGGAGGAAGATCAGGCGGTGGATCTTATTTTCGCACCGGGCTTTTCCACGGCCGAGACCATTACTGATGTATCCGGGCGCGGTGTGGGCATGGATGTGGTCAAAAACAATATCAAGAGCCTGAAAGGCAATATATCCGTGACCTCTGCTGTGGGCCAGGGGACCAGGTTCTCCATAGCCCTGCCTCTGACCCTGGCCATAATAGACGCCCTTATGGTCAAGGTGAACGGGCAGGTCTACGCCATTCCCTTAGACGCGGTATCCGAGACCACCAAGATCCAAGCCGGCAGGCTAAATGAGATCAACAACCGCAAGGTAATAACCCTGCGCGGGGAGGTTCTGGGTATTTCCGATCTGGCGGAGCTGCTGGAACTGCCTGTGGACCAGGCAGACAGGGATGAGCTGCCCTTAGTCATAATCAAGGTCGGAGACCGCAGGATGGGCTTCATTGTGGAAGACCTGCTGGAAAGGCAGGAGGTGGTCATCAAGTCCCTGGGAGAATACCTGGGGGACCAGCCAGGAATTTCAGGAGCTACTATCATGGGCGATGGAAGTGTGGTACTCATCCTTGATCCCAACGAAATCTACAGGATCGCCACCAGCAGGAGTTGA
- a CDS encoding tetratricopeptide repeat protein: protein MSAGSRKESGSDKNRKMSRRDLFKGVFNKVRGNKAPERESSGLDPDMAYADRLIRQGEYEKAAHLYSRRLKKEPRHLEAMRSMGYCHFMQGDYSRAREAWEKLLGFRPRDNFALLYTGLACARQGDVHEALENWKLYYDIRKPAVQRAINLFLARQERGEELDAREMADSVQEALEKQKDV from the coding sequence ATGAGCGCCGGCAGCAGAAAGGAGTCCGGTTCAGATAAAAACCGCAAAATGTCCCGCAGAGATCTGTTCAAGGGGGTATTCAATAAGGTCCGGGGCAACAAAGCCCCGGAAAGGGAATCAAGCGGGCTGGATCCGGACATGGCTTACGCGGACAGGCTGATCAGGCAGGGAGAGTACGAAAAGGCCGCCCACCTGTACTCCAGAAGGCTCAAGAAAGAACCAAGGCACCTGGAGGCCATGCGCAGCATGGGGTACTGCCATTTCATGCAGGGGGATTATTCCAGGGCCAGAGAGGCCTGGGAAAAGCTTCTGGGATTTCGCCCCAGGGACAACTTCGCCCTTCTCTACACAGGCCTTGCCTGCGCCAGGCAGGGGGACGTCCATGAAGCCCTGGAAAACTGGAAGCTATACTATGATATCCGCAAACCCGCGGTGCAAAGAGCGATAAATCTCTTTCTGGCCAGGCAGGAGAGAGGTGAGGAGCTGGACGCCCGGGAAATGGCGGACTCGGTTCAGGAGGCCCTGGAAAAGCAGAAAGATGTCTGA
- a CDS encoding heavy-metal-associated domain-containing protein, with protein sequence MARIKIEGMSCGHCVKAVTDALNKMPGVSGVQVSLESGHADIDAGEDLDMAAVKKAVEDAGYKVIE encoded by the coding sequence ATGGCCAGAATAAAAATAGAAGGCATGTCATGCGGACATTGTGTAAAAGCTGTAACCGATGCCCTGAACAAGATGCCCGGTGTGTCCGGTGTCCAGGTCAGCCTGGAAAGCGGGCATGCAGATATTGATGCCGGAGAGGACCTTGATATGGCAGCGGTGAAAAAGGCGGTTGAGGACGCGGGCTACAAGGTGATCGAATAA
- a CDS encoding pyridoxine 5'-phosphate synthase — MPVLVVNVDHVATLRQARMGSEPEPVTAAHLAEIGGARGIIVHLREDRRHIQDRDLRLLKSTLTANLHLEMAATEEMQGIALDVLPHMVCLVPEKREELTTEGGLECRGREGFIRDYLEPFKERNIHTSLFIDAEPDQIEAAASSGTEYIEIHTGHYADAPDSPSKKTELDKILAGIRYAHLLGLKVNLGHGLNYQNILAFAAVENICEYSIGHSIISRAVMVGMVRAVEQMNEIIRGFAR, encoded by the coding sequence ATGCCGGTACTGGTAGTTAATGTCGACCACGTTGCCACTTTAAGGCAGGCCCGCATGGGGAGCGAGCCTGAGCCGGTCACAGCGGCCCACCTGGCGGAAATTGGCGGTGCCCGTGGCATCATCGTTCATCTGCGTGAGGATCGCAGGCATATACAGGACCGGGATCTGAGGCTTTTAAAATCCACTCTTACAGCCAATCTGCACCTGGAAATGGCTGCAACAGAAGAGATGCAGGGCATAGCCTTAGATGTGCTGCCGCACATGGTCTGCCTGGTCCCGGAAAAACGCGAGGAGCTCACTACCGAGGGAGGCCTGGAGTGCAGGGGGCGCGAAGGCTTTATCAGGGATTATCTGGAACCGTTCAAAGAAAGAAATATCCATACCAGTCTTTTTATAGATGCAGAGCCGGACCAGATAGAAGCTGCTGCTTCAAGCGGTACCGAATATATCGAGATTCACACAGGCCATTATGCCGATGCCCCGGATTCCCCGTCCAAAAAGACAGAGCTGGATAAAATACTGGCCGGGATCAGATATGCCCACTTGCTGGGCCTCAAGGTCAATCTGGGCCATGGTCTGAACTATCAGAACATTCTGGCTTTTGCTGCAGTGGAAAATATCTGCGAATACTCCATCGGCCACAGTATTATATCCAGGGCGGTGATGGTGGGCATGGTCAGGGCCGTGGAGCAGATGAACGAAATCATCCGCGGCTTTGCCAGATAG
- a CDS encoding bifunctional ADP-dependent NAD(P)H-hydrate dehydratase/NAD(P)H-hydrate epimerase, translating into MYLPLPTPQEMAAWDKRSMDDFDLRPELLMENASREAFSQIKHRFADLAGRSALLFAGPGNNGGDAFALARHLWISGVKVMTLHSKRLKEYDGASGYHLSVLRKLEVPYAHLSEYNFDFIRDVDIIVDGLLGTGFTGELRQDYVDWIKSINKMGEKAYVISLDIPSGIDGITGEPSPVAVRADDTVAFEEAKLGLMQPEAREYVGCLSIKKIGIPQSIKHDSPPEHYVLDVDILDRLVIPRRTMHKGEGGHVLVLGGSQALSGAAVLTCLGALRAGAGLVTLACPADLARQIRCGWPEIMTIPLGEGFDWRREMFSQLKDELPRFDSVVVGPGMGRDDDTRAFFCDYLENVHQRTLFDADALYFLAGDDSLMQRISRSSEVILTPHPGEMARFFHVSAAQINQERSRFVREFSEKYNVNLVLKGASTLISGVDRHFYISPFATSNLAVGGSGDVLAGIIGSLMAQSLSTLDAASLGVYWHGLAGKDLENTYPFRGNLAREIADILPGVLARYKGKKVGDRVFFFC; encoded by the coding sequence ATGTATCTGCCCTTGCCCACTCCGCAGGAAATGGCTGCCTGGGACAAAAGAAGCATGGACGACTTCGATCTCAGGCCGGAACTGTTAATGGAGAACGCCAGCCGCGAGGCCTTCAGCCAGATCAAGCACAGGTTTGCTGATCTTGCCGGGCGTTCCGCCCTGCTCTTTGCAGGTCCGGGCAATAACGGCGGCGATGCCTTTGCCCTGGCCAGGCACCTGTGGATCAGCGGGGTCAAGGTCATGACCCTGCACTCCAAAAGGCTCAAGGAGTATGACGGTGCTTCGGGTTATCACCTTTCAGTACTGCGCAAGCTGGAAGTGCCCTATGCCCATCTTTCTGAATACAACTTTGATTTTATCAGAGACGTGGACATTATCGTGGATGGGCTCCTGGGCACGGGTTTTACAGGGGAACTGCGCCAGGACTACGTGGACTGGATAAAATCCATCAACAAAATGGGAGAAAAGGCTTACGTCATCTCCCTGGATATTCCTTCAGGCATCGATGGTATAACCGGCGAGCCCAGCCCTGTGGCTGTAAGGGCCGACGATACCGTGGCCTTTGAAGAGGCCAAGCTGGGTCTTATGCAGCCGGAAGCCAGAGAGTACGTGGGTTGCCTGAGCATTAAAAAAATCGGTATTCCTCAGAGCATCAAGCATGACAGCCCCCCGGAACATTATGTCCTGGATGTTGATATACTGGACAGGCTGGTAATCCCCAGACGGACGATGCACAAGGGAGAGGGAGGGCACGTGCTGGTGCTGGGAGGGTCCCAGGCCCTTTCGGGTGCGGCTGTGCTCACCTGCCTGGGTGCCCTGCGCGCGGGTGCCGGCCTGGTGACCCTGGCCTGCCCGGCTGATCTTGCCCGGCAGATAAGATGCGGATGGCCCGAGATCATGACAATCCCTCTGGGTGAAGGATTTGATTGGCGCCGGGAAATGTTCAGCCAGCTAAAGGACGAGCTGCCCCGTTTCGATTCTGTGGTGGTGGGCCCGGGCATGGGCCGTGACGACGATACCAGGGCGTTTTTTTGCGACTACCTGGAGAATGTGCATCAAAGGACACTTTTTGATGCTGATGCCCTTTATTTTCTGGCCGGGGACGATTCCCTCATGCAGCGGATCTCCCGTTCCAGCGAGGTGATCCTTACTCCGCATCCCGGGGAAATGGCCAGATTTTTCCATGTTTCTGCCGCCCAGATCAACCAGGAACGCAGCCGTTTTGTCCGTGAATTCTCAGAAAAATACAACGTCAACCTGGTGCTCAAAGGGGCATCCACGCTTATTTCCGGGGTGGACAGGCATTTCTATATATCGCCTTTTGCTACCTCAAACCTGGCCGTGGGTGGGTCAGGGGATGTCCTGGCCGGTATCATCGGCAGTCTCATGGCCCAGAGCTTAAGCACCCTGGATGCGGCCAGCCTGGGAGTATACTGGCACGGCCTGGCTGGAAAGGATCTTGAAAATACTTATCCCTTCAGGGGTAACCTGGCCAGGGAGATCGCGGACATTCTGCCCGGGGTGCTGGCCAGATACAAGGGCAAGAAGGTCGGGGACAGGGTTTTTTTCTTCTGTTAA
- a CDS encoding CBS domain-containing protein, translated as MTTAEDLMTSDPIRVHPETDISEAIHLLLEKNINGVPVVDQEDNLVGIICQSDLVAMQKKIPLPSMFTVLDSILPLGSTAKMDREIKKIAATRVEDAMTPEPVAVKKDTPLEELAEIMVDKKYHTLPVTEGGKLVGVVGKSDVLKTLVGPAKSNQPG; from the coding sequence ATGACAACTGCTGAAGACTTGATGACCAGTGATCCCATCAGGGTGCATCCGGAAACGGACATATCCGAAGCCATTCACCTTCTTCTGGAGAAAAATATCAACGGTGTCCCGGTGGTGGACCAGGAGGACAACCTGGTGGGAATAATCTGCCAGAGCGACCTGGTGGCCATGCAGAAGAAGATCCCTTTGCCCTCCATGTTCACAGTGCTGGACAGCATCCTCCCCCTTGGCTCAACAGCAAAAATGGACAGGGAAATAAAGAAGATAGCGGCCACCAGGGTTGAAGATGCCATGACCCCGGAGCCTGTGGCGGTAAAAAAAGATACCCCCCTGGAAGAGCTGGCCGAAATAATGGTGGACAAAAAGTACCACACCCTGCCGGTGACGGAAGGGGGCAAGCTTGTGGGTGTAGTGGGCAAATCCGACGTTTTGAAGACCCTGGTGGGTCCCGCAAAATCGAATCAGCCCGGATAG
- the tsaE gene encoding tRNA (adenosine(37)-N6)-threonylcarbamoyltransferase complex ATPase subunit type 1 TsaE, whose protein sequence is MSFVKPLFLPDEEATLELGRKLGLFFTSRGFFPAVFFCGELGTGKTTMIRGIVSALPGGDEAEVSSPSFNLANIYPTRPETLHVDLYRLQGLEPDQDVEELLAGQERLILLEWGDFLPESQRPRDRVDISLKFCNGSREALITLSGEGEKLRSSSICG, encoded by the coding sequence TTGTCTTTCGTTAAGCCTTTGTTTCTCCCGGACGAGGAGGCTACTCTGGAACTGGGCAGAAAGCTGGGCCTTTTTTTTACCAGCCGGGGTTTTTTCCCGGCGGTCTTTTTTTGCGGGGAGCTGGGAACGGGCAAGACCACCATGATCCGCGGCATTGTTTCCGCCCTGCCCGGGGGCGATGAGGCAGAGGTAAGCAGTCCCAGCTTCAACCTGGCCAATATCTACCCCACCCGCCCCGAGACTTTGCATGTGGATCTATACAGGCTGCAGGGACTGGAGCCCGACCAGGACGTGGAGGAGCTCCTGGCTGGACAGGAGCGGCTTATCCTGTTGGAATGGGGGGATTTTCTGCCTGAGAGCCAAAGACCCCGGGACCGGGTGGATATCTCTTTGAAATTTTGCAACGGTTCAAGAGAGGCTTTGATCACTCTTTCCGGGGAAGGGGAAAAGTTAAGGAGCAGCAGTATATGCGGGTGA
- a CDS encoding aspartate kinase produces the protein MRVIVQKYGGTSVADVECMLKVRERVLKALDKGYKVVVVLSAMSGETDRLLSLARTWSKRPDPSEMDVILSTGEQTSVALFSMLLKDCGVKARSFLGFQIPIQTDRSFGKARILDIEKDYIFDILKDYDVLAVAGFQGCDCEKRITTLGRGGSDTSAVALAAALDAEVCEIYTDVDGVYTTDPNICSQARKLKKIAYDEMLEMASMGAKVLQIRSVEFAKKYNVPVHVRSTFTQNPGTLVVQEDKSMEAAMVSGVAYDKDQARITLVDVVDAPGSAAAIFEPISRANIVVDMIVQNPSRESGRTDMTFTVPKGSSEDTLNILKKIKDKIGAREILHDSGVAKVSVIGVGMRNHSGVAAIAFSALKRENINIKIISTSEIKISCLIEEKYTELAVRTLHEAFGLADMQEGAVEDRAQCKVEDR, from the coding sequence ATGCGGGTGATAGTACAGAAATACGGCGGCACATCTGTGGCTGATGTGGAGTGTATGCTAAAGGTCAGGGAGCGGGTGCTCAAGGCCCTGGACAAAGGCTACAAGGTGGTGGTGGTTCTTTCGGCCATGTCCGGGGAGACCGATCGGCTACTCAGCCTGGCCAGGACCTGGTCCAAGCGTCCGGATCCTTCGGAGATGGATGTAATTCTTTCCACAGGGGAACAGACCTCGGTGGCTCTTTTTTCCATGCTGCTCAAGGACTGCGGGGTAAAGGCAAGGTCTTTTCTGGGGTTTCAGATCCCCATTCAGACAGACCGCAGTTTCGGCAAGGCCAGGATACTGGATATTGAAAAGGATTATATTTTTGATATCCTCAAGGATTACGATGTGCTGGCGGTAGCAGGCTTTCAGGGCTGCGACTGTGAAAAGCGCATCACTACTCTGGGCCGGGGAGGTTCGGACACTTCGGCTGTGGCCCTGGCCGCTGCCCTGGATGCCGAGGTCTGCGAAATATATACGGACGTGGACGGGGTGTACACTACTGATCCCAATATCTGTTCCCAGGCCAGAAAGCTTAAAAAGATAGCCTATGATGAAATGCTGGAAATGGCCAGTATGGGGGCCAAGGTGCTGCAGATCCGTTCCGTGGAATTTGCCAAGAAATACAACGTCCCGGTGCATGTACGCTCCACGTTCACGCAGAACCCGGGAACTTTAGTCGTACAGGAGGATAAAAGCATGGAAGCTGCAATGGTCTCCGGAGTGGCTTATGACAAGGATCAGGCCAGGATAACCCTGGTGGATGTCGTTGATGCCCCGGGCAGCGCGGCTGCGATTTTTGAGCCCATATCCAGGGCTAATATAGTTGTGGACATGATAGTGCAGAACCCAAGCCGGGAAAGCGGCCGTACGGATATGACCTTTACCGTGCCCAAGGGCAGCAGCGAAGACACTCTGAATATTCTCAAGAAGATCAAGGACAAGATCGGGGCCAGGGAGATACTGCATGATTCTGGGGTGGCCAAGGTTTCCGTCATCGGCGTGGGCATGCGCAACCACTCAGGGGTGGCGGCCATCGCTTTTTCCGCCCTGAAAAGGGAAAATATCAACATCAAGATCATCAGTACCTCCGAGATCAAGATCTCCTGTCTTATCGAGGAAAAGTATACCGAGCTTGCCGTCCGTACCCTGCACGAGGCTTTCGGCCTGGCGGATATGCAGGAGGGCGCGGTAGAGGACAGGGCACAGTGCAAGGTTGAGGACCGGTAG
- the cimA gene encoding citramalate synthase encodes MSKIQIYDTTLRDGTQAEDVHLSTEDKVRIARKLDTLGIDYIEGGWPGSNPTDQRFFQEIQNYALNHSRVVSFGSTHSTKKTPENDPNLDALIKSRTKAITIFGKTWDVHVKDALRTTQERNLEIIYNSVGFLRPRVEELFFDAEHFFDGFKANKEFALACLGRAMEGGADILVLCDTNGGTTPMELCRIIQEVQASLPEARLGIHAHNDSETAVANSLLAVDLGAVQVQGTINGYGERCGNANLCSIIPSLELKMGYTCLPENNLSLLTSTSHFVAEVANIGAFHRQPFVGKSAFAHKGGVHVSAVRKNPRTYEHIVPEEVGNKQRILLSDLAGQSNILFKARQYGFQLDKDDPFVLDLLSKLKDLESQGYEYAVAEASFELLLNRTLGRARKYFTLDSYRVLESKSDKKDQPFSEATVMVRVGGLQEHTAATGKGPVNALDSALRKALEKFYPTLAEMHLVDFKVRVFAINDSGTYSGTASRVRVLIESADHNAQWVTVGVSFNIIEASRQALEDSLNYKLFKDDQAKLTKAIKEAEQV; translated from the coding sequence ATGTCAAAGATACAGATATATGACACCACCCTTAGAGACGGCACCCAGGCGGAAGACGTGCATCTTTCAACCGAGGACAAGGTCCGCATCGCACGCAAGCTGGACACCCTGGGCATAGATTATATAGAAGGCGGGTGGCCGGGATCCAATCCCACGGACCAGCGTTTTTTCCAGGAAATCCAGAATTATGCCCTGAATCATTCCCGGGTGGTGTCTTTCGGCAGTACCCATTCCACCAAGAAGACCCCTGAGAATGACCCCAACCTGGATGCCTTGATCAAATCCAGGACCAAAGCCATTACCATATTCGGCAAGACCTGGGATGTGCATGTAAAAGACGCCCTGCGCACCACACAGGAGCGCAACCTGGAGATCATTTACAATTCTGTGGGCTTTCTGCGCCCCAGAGTGGAGGAGCTCTTTTTCGATGCCGAGCATTTCTTTGACGGCTTCAAGGCCAACAAGGAATTCGCCCTGGCCTGCCTGGGCAGGGCCATGGAAGGCGGGGCGGATATCCTGGTGCTTTGTGATACCAACGGAGGCACCACACCCATGGAACTGTGCCGGATCATCCAGGAGGTTCAAGCAAGCCTGCCCGAGGCCAGGCTGGGCATCCATGCCCACAACGATTCCGAGACAGCGGTGGCCAACTCCCTGCTGGCGGTGGATCTGGGGGCTGTTCAGGTGCAGGGGACCATCAACGGGTATGGAGAAAGGTGCGGCAACGCCAATCTGTGCTCCATCATTCCCAGTCTGGAACTGAAAATGGGATACACCTGCCTGCCTGAAAACAACCTAAGCCTCTTGACCTCCACCTCGCACTTCGTGGCCGAGGTAGCCAATATCGGGGCATTTCACCGTCAGCCTTTCGTGGGCAAGTCCGCCTTCGCTCACAAGGGCGGAGTGCATGTAAGCGCAGTGCGCAAGAACCCCCGGACATACGAGCATATTGTCCCGGAGGAGGTGGGCAACAAGCAGCGCATCCTGCTTTCGGATCTGGCCGGGCAGAGCAATATCCTGTTCAAGGCCAGGCAGTACGGTTTTCAGCTGGACAAGGACGATCCCTTTGTGCTGGACCTGTTGTCCAAGCTGAAGGACCTGGAAAGTCAGGGATATGAATATGCAGTGGCCGAGGCCTCTTTCGAGCTGCTTTTAAACCGCACTCTGGGCCGGGCGCGCAAGTATTTCACCCTGGATTCATACCGGGTGCTGGAGAGCAAAAGCGATAAAAAGGACCAGCCTTTTTCCGAAGCCACGGTCATGGTCAGGGTGGGCGGCCTGCAGGAACACACCGCCGCCACGGGCAAGGGTCCGGTGAATGCCCTGGACAGTGCTTTACGCAAGGCTCTGGAGAAATTTTATCCCACGCTTGCAGAGATGCACCTGGTGGATTTCAAGGTCCGTGTCTTTGCCATAAACGATTCCGGGACCTACTCCGGCACAGCCTCCAGGGTCAGGGTGCTTATCGAGTCCGCGGATCACAATGCCCAGTGGGTCACCGTGGGGGTATCCTTCAATATTATCGAGGCCAGCCGTCAGGCCCTGGAGGATTCCCTGAACTACAAGCTGTTCAAGGATGACCAGGCCAAGCTGACCAAGGCCATCAAGGAAGCGGAGCAGGTTTGA